Proteins found in one Seonamhaeicola sp. S2-3 genomic segment:
- a CDS encoding ATP-binding protein translates to MLFSVVVWSQKTINDDPEIQQNNINHRIEQAQIKLENFNYFDAQRNLDEALKLAEEADNKKSIGIIYAIKGKIQLIIKENDNALQSLNKAIKIQRENKDDANLANSYKILGEVYVSKGDYYQASDYFKSAKNLFEQEGLEEGIAKTLLLEGKTFMLLKNYKKARAVLEQATAQAKKTGLLKTLSKGLLNHALVYDKLGDNQKAIELANEGLQIAKDNNFTAILNDAYIITSDLYNNIGNYKLSRDYLSNYIKLSDSIRNLTRVSSTKEQETQYLLNESNDRIKELEAQAKEEKEDDGVRTLISILSVALITILSLLTLSLYKNNNIRLKTNNMLHKKNAELIIAKEKAELASKTKANFLSTVTHELRTPLYAVTGLSNMLLEEDPKPSQIQHLKSLKFSGDYLLTFINDILQINKIEANKVDLEPEPFNLKKKIDNIILALNNSAEDNNVNIHFEYDKNLPENFIADQIKISQILINLIGNSIKFTKNGDIWIRVYQMEIKDKMYTLRFEVEDNGIGISQEKQDKMFESFSQGSIQINRKYGGTGLGLSIVKGLIDILKGEIHVKSELGKGTTFFFDIPLEFTAIKEEEANETKPSYFDKDNDALDLTNVKILVVEDNKINQMITKKILTKMNLKCDIIDNGTDAVDMIKNNNYNVILMDIHMPGISGIEATKIVRTFDKELTIFALTAVTIEDKMHEFEEAGFTDIIPKPFKQEEFEKKLYNALISKEDQSATA, encoded by the coding sequence ATGTTATTTAGCGTTGTTGTTTGGTCTCAAAAGACCATTAATGACGACCCTGAAATTCAACAAAACAACATTAACCATCGTATTGAGCAAGCTCAAATTAAGTTGGAAAATTTCAACTATTTTGATGCCCAAAGAAATCTTGATGAAGCTCTTAAACTAGCTGAAGAGGCAGATAACAAAAAAAGTATTGGAATTATTTATGCTATAAAAGGAAAAATTCAACTTATCATTAAAGAAAATGATAATGCACTTCAATCATTAAATAAAGCTATTAAAATTCAGCGTGAAAATAAAGACGATGCAAATTTAGCCAACTCTTATAAAATTTTAGGTGAAGTTTATGTAAGCAAAGGAGATTATTACCAAGCTTCAGATTATTTTAAATCTGCTAAAAACCTTTTTGAACAAGAGGGCTTAGAAGAAGGTATTGCCAAAACATTACTTTTAGAGGGTAAAACCTTTATGTTATTAAAAAACTACAAAAAAGCAAGGGCCGTTTTAGAACAAGCAACAGCTCAAGCTAAAAAAACAGGCTTATTAAAAACCCTAAGTAAAGGACTTCTAAACCACGCTTTAGTTTATGACAAACTAGGAGATAACCAAAAAGCTATTGAACTTGCTAACGAAGGCTTACAAATTGCAAAAGACAACAATTTTACTGCTATTTTAAATGATGCCTATATTATTACTAGTGATTTATATAACAATATAGGTAACTATAAACTTTCTAGAGACTACCTAAGCAATTACATAAAATTATCAGATTCTATAAGAAACTTAACAAGAGTAAGCTCTACCAAAGAGCAAGAAACCCAATACTTGTTAAACGAAAGTAATGATAGAATTAAAGAATTAGAAGCTCAGGCTAAAGAAGAAAAAGAAGATGATGGTGTAAGAACTTTAATATCTATTTTAAGTGTTGCTCTTATTACTATTTTATCGCTTTTAACCTTATCATTATACAAAAACAATAACATAAGGTTAAAAACCAATAATATGCTTCATAAAAAAAATGCAGAACTTATTATTGCAAAAGAAAAAGCAGAATTAGCCTCTAAAACTAAAGCAAACTTCCTTTCTACAGTAACACATGAGCTACGTACACCGCTTTATGCTGTTACTGGTTTAAGTAATATGCTATTAGAAGAAGATCCCAAACCATCTCAAATTCAACATTTAAAATCATTAAAATTCTCTGGAGATTATTTATTAACTTTTATAAATGACATTCTTCAAATAAATAAAATTGAAGCCAATAAAGTTGATTTAGAACCAGAACCTTTCAACCTTAAGAAAAAGATAGACAATATTATTCTTGCATTAAATAATTCTGCAGAAGACAATAATGTTAATATTCATTTTGAATATGATAAAAACCTACCAGAAAACTTTATTGCAGACCAAATAAAGATATCTCAAATTCTTATAAACCTTATAGGCAACTCTATAAAATTTACCAAAAATGGTGATATATGGATTAGAGTGTATCAAATGGAAATAAAGGACAAAATGTACACGCTCAGGTTTGAAGTTGAAGATAATGGTATTGGTATTAGCCAAGAAAAACAAGATAAAATGTTTGAGAGTTTCTCTCAAGGCTCAATTCAAATTAACCGAAAATATGGTGGTACAGGTTTAGGACTTTCTATTGTAAAAGGCTTAATTGATATTTTAAAAGGAGAAATTCATGTTAAAAGTGAATTAGGAAAAGGAACCACATTTTTCTTTGATATTCCTTTAGAATTTACTGCTATTAAAGAAGAAGAAGCTAACGAAACTAAACCTTCTTATTTTGATAAAGATAATGATGCACTAGATTTAACTAATGTTAAAATTTTAGTGGTTGAAGACAACAAAATAAACCAAATGATAACTAAAAAGATTCTTACCAAAATGAATCTTAAATGTGATATCATTGATAATGGTACAGATGCAGTAGATATGATTAAAAACAACAATTACAATGTTATTTTAATGGATATCCACATGCCAGGAATTAGCGGTATTGAAGCTACTAAAATTGTAAGAACTTTTGATAAAGAATTAACCATTTTTGCTTTAACTGCCGTTACTATTGAAGATAAAATGCATGAGTTTGAAGAAGCCGGATTTACAGACATAATTCCAAAACCATTTAAACAAGAAGAGTTTGAGAAAAAACTTTATAATGCCTTAATATCAAAAGAAGATCAATCTGCTACTGCTTAG
- the gap gene encoding type I glyceraldehyde-3-phosphate dehydrogenase → MITVAINGFGRIGRRVFKLLQDYKNIKVVAINDLADAKTLSHLLKYDSVHGLFNGTISSNENNVIVNEETIPLLNKKHPKDIDWTPYNVDFVIESTGKFKTTSDLEYHLKNGAKQVILSVPPLDDDIKTIVLGVNDHILDGTERIVSNASCTTNNAAPMFDVINKFCGINEAYITTVHSYTTDQSLHDQPHRDLRRSRAAGQSIVPTTTGAAKALTKIFPELSSVIGGCGIRVPVINGSLTDITFNVKDSVTIADINNAFKSASENSYKGILEYTEDPIVSIDIIGNKHSCIFDSQMTSVIGNMVKIIGWYDNETGYSTRIIDLLCNLSEKRCILSIK, encoded by the coding sequence ATGATTACTGTTGCTATAAACGGTTTTGGAAGAATAGGCAGACGCGTTTTTAAATTACTTCAAGATTATAAAAACATAAAAGTGGTGGCTATTAATGATTTAGCAGACGCCAAAACTTTAAGCCACCTTCTTAAATATGATAGTGTTCACGGACTTTTTAACGGTACTATTTCTTCAAATGAAAATAATGTTATTGTAAATGAAGAAACAATTCCGTTATTAAACAAAAAACACCCAAAAGACATTGACTGGACTCCGTATAATGTTGATTTTGTAATTGAATCTACTGGAAAATTTAAAACTACTTCAGACTTAGAATATCATTTAAAAAATGGTGCTAAACAAGTAATTTTAAGTGTGCCGCCTCTTGATGATGATATTAAAACAATTGTTTTAGGTGTAAACGATCACATTTTAGACGGTACAGAGCGTATTGTTTCTAACGCATCATGTACCACCAACAATGCAGCACCTATGTTTGATGTTATTAATAAATTTTGTGGTATAAATGAAGCCTACATAACAACGGTTCATTCATATACTACAGATCAAAGTTTACATGATCAACCACATAGAGATTTACGTCGTTCTAGAGCTGCAGGACAATCTATAGTTCCAACAACAACAGGTGCAGCAAAAGCATTAACAAAAATTTTCCCAGAACTATCAAGTGTAATTGGTGGTTGTGGTATTAGGGTTCCTGTTATAAATGGTTCTTTAACAGATATTACTTTTAATGTAAAAGATTCTGTTACCATTGCAGATATTAATAATGCTTTTAAAAGTGCTTCAGAAAATAGTTATAAAGGTATTTTAGAATATACAGAAGACCCTATTGTTTCAATAGATATTATTGGGAATAAACATTCTTGCATATTTGATTCTCAAATGACATCTGTTATTGGTAACATGGTTAAAATCATTGGCTGGTATGATAATGAAACTGGGTATTCTACACGAATAATTGACTTATTATGCAATTTATCGGAAAAAAGATGTATTTTGTCGATAAAATAA